A single genomic interval of Malania oleifera isolate guangnan ecotype guangnan chromosome 13, ASM2987363v1, whole genome shotgun sequence harbors:
- the LOC131146337 gene encoding uncharacterized protein LOC131146337: MEHPLSSSLEKSPSSPEESSSWTACFECFSSNTSDGEHSACSSFGSSSWVSDSASAVAWRTSHSNGFAATRSCSTGGRSAGLPKRSASQKLKNFKQTRSRDTSSYGDSLEDTASSPVYSPKREVNLGKMDDNLNRYSQGNGGESGGYSEPQADLDEGNKINFEGKNNEYCPVLKKNKRPALGRFVHVSEPSWLIS, translated from the exons ATGGAACACCCTCTGAGTTCTTCTCTGGAAAAATCTCCGTCCTCTCCAGAGGAAAGCAGCAGCTGGACTGCTTGCTTTGAGTGCTTCTCATCAAACACCAGCGATGGAGAACACAGTGCATGCTCCAGCTTCGGAAGCTCTTCTTGGGTCTCCGACTCCGCCTCCGCTGTTGCATGGAGAACCTCCCACAGCAACGGCTTTGCCGCCACTCGCTCTTGCTCCACGGGCGGCCGCAGTGCTGGCTTGCCCAAGAGAAGTGCTTCCCAGAAGTTAAAAAACTTCAAGCAAACAAGGAGCAGAGACACTTCTTCCTATGGTGATTCTTTGGAGGATACTGCAAGTTCACCGGTTTATAGCCCTAAG AGGGAAGTGAATCTTGGAAAGATGGATGACAACCTCAACAGATATTCACAG ggaaatGGGGGTGAGTCCGGTGGCTATTCAGAACCGCAGGCAGATCTAGATgaaggaaataaaataaattttgaagggAAAAATAATGAATATTGTCCGGTTCTAAAGAAGAATAAAAGACCTGCCCTTGGTCGCTTTGTCCATGTTAGTGAACCATCTTGGTTAATCTCATAG